The Porites lutea chromosome 9, jaPorLute2.1, whole genome shotgun sequence sequence AATTACTAGGTTACAAAATTGTCAAAGAGAAAAGACAGTATATAGCAAGAAATCTTTTGTCCAATTCTCACTTGGGCTTGGACCTTATTGACGTTTATTGAGCGATTCATCTCATTTAAAGTAATTAATAATCGTTTGATCAATGAggtttgtttaaaaaacttCGCGCGCCATATTTAAAAAATCCTTCATTCGGATATTATTACCGCGGCCGACGTCTCATTATTTCACGCAAAGATTGAAAGATTTGACGGCGAGCGTAGTAACAGTAGTAATATTAAGTGTTCATGTAAGTTAACAAACGATTTGTTTCTCAGCGTTGATTGACAGATGTAAGGGTACCGACAACGTATGGTTTCGGTTCAACTAGACTCTTCACTCAGTTTGTTAGTATTAGATCCTGATGATCAAATCTGTTGAAATGGATTGTCATCAAATGAAATCTGTTATTTCACTTGTGGATTCTCTTGTGCGTTCTGCGCATGCGCCTGTGCAAAGTAGCGGCCCGCTTCTCGTCTTGAGGTGTGAGAAAGTGTTTATACGGTTCGCTCACTGTTATCGCTTTTTCGGGCACCGGCGAAAGGCGGCTGTATTCCGCTGCAGGGAATTAATTTTTCTCAGCCTACGAAACATATAGCGGCCTGTTACAGGTTTTCGTTGTGGGGATGGttcaaaaaacagcaaaatctccctccttaattatttttctttgtcagtggaacttggattccggattccttgagctgttttCCCGATTCCAAAGTCCAGAATTTCGGATTCCACATGCAATAGTAAACTACGGACAATCCAAGCGAAAAACActcaatttgtttttacttttgtaTTAACTGTGTATCTCCAATATGCTAGTTGATTATCTATAAGAATGTCGTGTTGATAATAGTAGCTgtaaaaagtgtcaaatttttCAAATCTAAGCCTATTCAACCGGACCTATGAATAAATCGGAATAAACAAAAGCACCCAGACTTATAACATATCACTTATTTTATTGCAGACAGTACACTAACACCAAGGTGCGTAAAATTAACCGACAAAGTAAACAAGGCACCATCATTGAACCATTACTCCTGCTGTTTTAGTTTCTATCGGCCTTTAGGGCGTCTTTCCTGCAATAAAGGAGAAAATGTCCTATTAATCTGTTCTGTCCAAACTAAGCAGGGTAAAAGTATTAATATTTTGTGATGTTTCGTTCGAAAAGATATTTTGCTCTAGTCAAAGTATCCCAGACGCTTCCTTCCCTCTAACATTGATCAGCATTTAATTTCTCCTAAAACATTCACTGCTCAACCAAACCAGTATAACTGtcttttaaaagaataaaagaattaaTCATGCACCAAGAAATTAAAAGGAGGTGGAGGACAAGATCTCCCGTGGTTATCATCAGGAAAAAGTGCGATGTACAGTGTGACGACTTTAATATACCGTATGCTGACTCGGGTTGAAAGAAAATCAGATGGAAGAGGAATGACAGTACCGCGCCCCCCCCCTCCGGGGGGATAAAGTACGGCTCACCAAATTCATGTGGCAGAAGCCGAGTACGGTAGTTAGAGTTTTTCTTCTTAGCTTTGCAGTGTTTGCCTTTTTTATCAGAAACAAGGTAGGCCTGCGGCCTTCTACTTAAATTTCGTGTAGATACTGTCCAATGTAAGGCGATGCACTAAAAATGCCTTTCACAATCTCGGAGAAAAAGCGAAACATCATTTGTATCTATTTCAGTTATTTAAATTCAAAACGGAATCCGATATCAAACGATCAGCAGTAGATCTAATTtctgccaaaaacaaaattgaatcTCAGGGGGTAATATTTAGGGAGTTTGAGAAGTTTGAATTGGCTCCAGTGCCTGTAATGGAACGTTTCAGtaatgtttttcttccttttctttcgcattcttttcaaaagtgaacAGGAACTGTGATCATGATATataaaaggacaaaaaaggTACATTGAACACATGCCTACATTAATGCGTCGTTATTGATGGATTACATCGTACCACAAAAAGGAGCATTCGAGGTTGTTTGCAAGTAGAAGCTTCCTTCCTTTTTAGTAAGATCAGCATCGAAACCCAAGCTTGGACATTCACCATTACAGCTTGTGCAACTCCCTTTCAGAAATCTATTGTAATTAGCACACGGATAGGCTTTCCAGGAGCATGATTCTTCAACAGACGCGAGGAAGTACTTTGGTGCCCTTCGGTGGTCGCAATCTTAAAAAAGATAACCAGTGAATTTATACAAAAAGCAAATgaggaaatttttgtttgggtGATGCGAATAATGCATGTCATAGTTAAATGGTGATTTTCTTGCCATCTCTGCTCGTTGGAAGGTTGTTAAGGGAGTAAAAGTTTTCTCCGGACCGAGTCGGTGTTTTCACTTTTCGacgctgactctctttccaggtctgttcactgtgcccctgacgagaatgacagaccttctgagcagactaaaaattttaaattaacatcagtctatgttcctgtctatattagtgagctcactagaacttaataacagtgtaacatagcgctatctatctatttagttctcgtaccatagctaaatgagtatttaccacttacttaatgctatacattcttattaaaaataactaacgtatttgtggctatttttcccgcagctacatgtagtttacgctcaatgaactaatgtgtggtcattgaactactggtgtggttattgatctgttgtgtacttattgaactgctgtgtggttattgaactaacaaaaagaaaaactgagcattatcattttcattttaatacttaCTTGTTGGTTATATGTCACCTTcatcacatttatttatttatttatatttttattttttaatgtgtggtcattgaactactggtgtggttattgatctgttgtgtacttattgaactgctgtgtggttattgaactaacaaaaagaaaatacgaAATGACGACCAACCGACGATGGCAACGAAAAAATCACGGAAAGCAATTACGTTTGCCTGTAGGTCAGGTGACCTCCTCAGACTAGTAGATTGGTGAGTGCGTTCGAGTTTTATTCTTAGCGTTACCTCAACTGTCAAGCATTATATTATTTCAATACCAGagaaaagttataaaaaacatttattctCTTCTCGTAGACTGCTTAAAATGTGTGTATTTACCCAAGAATTTGTTCGATAAAAATCAGAACTACCTCCCAAATTCCgtaaaaagataagaaatattTCGGGCGAATAATTATGGATGTCTCCATTTTGTGAATGCTTACTTTTTGTCAGACCACTGACAGGACAGCCTGGCTGGATGCCTCCACCATTTGGCCAAAAGTCGGTGTGACCGCTCACACGGATAGTTCCCTGGATCCCAGCGTTGGTATGAATGACATCAACATATTGAGCGTCACTTTTATCAAGCCGAAAGCTGGTCCAGACTGTTATGAAAAACAGACTAGCAGGATCTAAGCCTCAGAGCCAATAAAAATGGTTAGCGTGACCAGTGTGTGTAAGGGACGTATCTTTCTTCATTTATATAACGTATTTGATTATTTACCTGTTATGCGGCCCAAGCTCAATCCATACTTATCCTGCAAATAACTCCCAGTGTAACCTGCGACTTGTGCACCGAGGCTGTGGCCCACAATGTAGAATCGATTTACAGCGGAACTATGCGAGTGAGAAGTTCTGGCCATGAGGAACCTTATGAGCTCTCCTATCTGAGCCCCAACAAGCCGAGCATTCCCAGTGGCTTGGCCATATGGGGATGCAGCTCCTTTGGACCAGTCTACCATTATCACGTTGCAGTCCTCACGATTTAACAGTGCGCCTTTGATTTCATAATAAATATCCTTAAGATTGCCTAGTAAGACGTAAAATACACAAACTTTGGTTTTCGTTTGACACAATGGAGTGAATTTAAGTTACTTTTAGAGAGCACTTCTGTAAGATTTCGAATTCCGAACCCTTAGTATAGTTACACTGGAACCTAGATATAACGCCGGAAGGCCATAAATGCAAGGGAATGGCAAAATCTGTTCGCTGTTAGGAGCTTtccttatatcgaggttctttttcatatattttactattacttggTTAAAGAAAATAGTTCGTTATGCCGAGGTCGTTATATCACGGTTCGTTATATCGGGTTCCACTAAAAAAAGTACTAAATGTCATGTAGCTGggttttttttggttatttataAGTATTAGTTTGGTAGCGCTCTCTCCAGTGGCAGGTCCTgaccttcagataaggagggggtggggggggggggcggtcttctagaccctgagataaggggggggggggggcggtcttaaaaaaaattgtttcggCCCCTTCAGGACTCAGTTTGGTCCAGAAAATAAGGGGGGCCCCGGGGcacctcccctggatccgccactgcttacTCCGCCTAGTAATAACTAATAAATGTTTAATTTGATCAACTTCATAATTAATAAAAGCTGGATCTTACCTGTAAATCCATGAATAAGAAAAATCGTTCGTCTGGAAATCTCGAAAAATGAATCTCTGAGCTTGTTTACATCGCTGTCATCAATGATTTTCGCAGTCTGACTGTTTTTCCTggtaaaaaggagaaaagatgTTCCAAGTTTGGATGGTTCTTGTGGAAACTGCACCAGAGGATTCGGATGACGGTCAAAGCAGCCATATTTGTCATAACAGACCTTGGATTTAAAAAGCCAACCTATAGAGAAAAAGTTACAATGTCTTTGGATTGTAATTGATTTTTTTCCGACTTGGATATCTATGCACAAATAGATATAAGGTGCTATATTCAGGGGCAACGGAAATGATACCAAATTATGCACTGAAGCGCACGTACCAACTACGCGGTATGGCCaataccttacgcatgcgcacattCATATTACTCcggccatagacagctgttttgTCTTTATTGGGGCTCATCGGCATGGCATAGCCGTTGGGTCAATGAGCGAGGGAAAgtggccataccgcggagttggtacgtgtgctttaGTCCATAATTTAGTATTGGAAAGGAAATGACTTGAATGAATGAAGGAACgaaggaagaaaggaaaaagggaagaaaggaGAAAAGGGAATGAATGGCCAGTaactgaatgaatgaacgaaagACCGAAAAATGAAGGAAGGAAATATGATTTGGTAAAATCACAATCATCTCATAGCTAGTCACTAGTTGAACGCTTAGTAATCAATCTAGCAAA is a genomic window containing:
- the LOC140948069 gene encoding inactive pancreatic lipase-related protein 1-like is translated as MPMSPNKDKTAVYGRSNMNVRMRWLFKSKVCYDKYGCFDRHPNPLVQFPQEPSKLGTSFLLFTRKNSQTAKIIDDSDVNKLRDSFFEISRRTIFLIHGFTGNLKDIYYEIKGALLNREDCNVIMVDWSKGAASPYGQATGNARLVGAQIGELIRFLMARTSHSHSSAVNRFYIVGHSLGAQVAGYTGSYLQDKYGLSLGRITGLDPASLFFITVWTSFRLDKSDAQYVDVIHTNAGIQGTIRVSGHTDFWPNGGGIQPGCPVSGLTKNCDHRRAPKYFLASVEESCSWKAYPCANYNRFLKGSCTSCNGECPSLGFDADLTKKEGSFYLQTTSNAPFCGTM